One genomic segment of Pongo pygmaeus isolate AG05252 chromosome 19, NHGRI_mPonPyg2-v2.0_pri, whole genome shotgun sequence includes these proteins:
- the RPL23 gene encoding large ribosomal subunit protein uL14: MSKRGRGGSSGAKFRISLGLPVGAVINCADNTGAKNLYIISVKGIKGRLNRLPAAGVGDMVMATVKKGKPELRKKVHPAVVIRQRKSYRRKDGVFLYFEDNAGVIVNNKGEMKGSAITGPVAKECADLWPRIASNAGSIA; this comes from the exons ATGTCGAAGCGAG GACGTGGTGGGTCCTCTGGTGCGAAATTCCGGATTTCCTTGGGTCTTCCAGTAGGAGCTGTAATCAATTGTGCTGACAACACAG GAGCCAAAAACCTGTATATCATCTCCGTGAAGGGGATCAAGGGACGGCTGAACAGACTTCCCGCTGCTGGTGTGGGTGACATGGTGATGGCCACAGTCAAGAAAGGCAAACCAGAGCTCAGAAAAAAGG taCATCCAGCAGTGGTCATTCGACAACGAAAGTCATACCGTAGAAAAGATGGCgtgtttctttattttgaagataatgCAGGAGTCATAGTGAACAATAAAGGCGAGATGAAAG gTTCTGCCATTACAGGACCAGTAGCAAAGGAGTGTGCAGACTTGTGGCCCCGGATTGCATCCAATGCTGGCAGCATTGCATGA